In 'Nostoc azollae' 0708, the following are encoded in one genomic region:
- a CDS encoding peptidase domain-containing ABC transporter has protein sequence MARGENSKPDSQITSELNILDNQSLQVNVLDTVPWNQPPLCWLTPQQQTRLKNQSEIHQYKLGGKIWSKETGECQFLIVTGKVRLRDEMSKPVVTLQEGDWFGDCQPRFINCKAVAASKEVVTVCWNSSLWAKFSNPQIDEFWNLKGEKIGAREQREEGGISSSPTSSPSFSLLSPSELLPPAPTPVISNYPFVSSGNTAAASLVMVAQYLNIAVQLEWVQRQLRGQRPKNVIETAEKLGLVFRQLQISWDELRQLSFPALLLWKSDSISSWVVAYGMKGNCLIIANPLNFECEYLTKSVVESCWDGKLWQAELICKQDKFNLSWFIPAIWKYRVLLGEVLLASFTLQLLGLTSPLITQVIIDKVMVQESLATLNVMAIALLLVAIFESILGMLRLFIFTHTARRLDLSLSAQLFRHLIRLPLAYFESRRVGDTIARVQELEQIRQFLTGTALTVILDSIFAVVYLGLMFYYNIPLTFVALAVLPLFATLTIVATPILRTWLNETFNRSADSQSFLVETVTGIHSVKAHAAEPVARERWEGLFARFIRTGFKASTTSNISSNIGDFLTNFSTLLILWFGAKLVIDHQLTVGQLIAFQMLSGRVTGPLLRLVQLWQNLQQVLLSVDRIGDILNTAPEAETGTGLVLPPLKGEVNFDQVFFRYSPNTEPVLKGIYFDVEPGQFVGIVGRSGSGKSTISKLLQRLYQIESGRILIDGFDLKSSDLTSLRQQIGVVLQEDFLFNGSILENISLGNPDITAEEVVEAAKLAVAHDFISQLPYGYESNVGERGTALSGGQRQRIALARLFISSAPILILDEATSALDSETEQQVLQNLRKVSANRTVFLIAHRFAPLKRADLILVMEKGIIAERGTHAGLLEQKGLYWSLYQRQQANI, from the coding sequence ATGGCTAGGGGAGAAAATTCAAAACCTGACAGTCAAATTACAAGTGAGCTAAATATTCTGGATAATCAATCTCTACAAGTAAATGTGCTAGATACTGTACCCTGGAATCAACCTCCATTATGCTGGTTAACTCCTCAACAACAAACCCGATTAAAGAATCAGTCAGAAATCCACCAATATAAACTTGGAGGAAAAATTTGGTCAAAAGAAACAGGAGAATGTCAATTTTTGATTGTTACTGGTAAAGTCCGTTTACGGGATGAAATGAGTAAACCTGTAGTCACTCTACAGGAGGGAGATTGGTTTGGTGATTGTCAGCCAAGATTTATTAATTGCAAAGCTGTAGCTGCTAGTAAGGAAGTAGTAACTGTGTGTTGGAATTCATCACTGTGGGCGAAGTTTTCTAACCCTCAAATTGATGAATTTTGGAATTTGAAAGGTGAAAAAATAGGTGCCAGGGAACAAAGGGAAGAAGGAGGAATTTCTTCTTCACCTACTTCATCTCCTTCATTTTCTTTACTGTCACCTTCTGAACTGTTACCTCCTGCACCCACACCTGTAATTTCTAACTATCCTTTTGTCTCAAGTGGAAATACTGCGGCTGCTTCTTTAGTCATGGTGGCACAATATTTAAATATTGCTGTACAACTGGAATGGGTGCAACGTCAACTGCGGGGACAACGCCCAAAAAATGTGATAGAAACGGCAGAAAAGTTAGGGCTAGTTTTCCGACAGTTACAGATAAGTTGGGATGAATTACGACAGCTATCATTTCCAGCTTTACTACTGTGGAAATCTGACTCTATTAGTAGTTGGGTTGTAGCTTATGGGATGAAAGGTAATTGTTTAATTATTGCCAATCCTCTCAACTTTGAATGTGAATATTTAACCAAATCAGTAGTAGAATCTTGTTGGGATGGGAAATTATGGCAAGCAGAATTAATTTGCAAACAAGATAAATTTAATCTTTCTTGGTTTATTCCCGCAATTTGGAAATATCGGGTATTGTTAGGTGAAGTATTGCTGGCTTCCTTCACTTTGCAATTGTTGGGTTTGACTTCACCATTAATCACCCAAGTTATCATTGATAAAGTTATGGTGCAGGAGAGTTTAGCCACTCTCAATGTTATGGCCATCGCACTGTTGTTAGTCGCTATATTTGAATCTATCCTGGGTATGCTGCGGCTATTTATCTTTACCCACACAGCACGGCGTTTAGATTTGAGTTTATCAGCCCAACTTTTTCGCCATTTAATTCGTTTACCCTTGGCTTATTTTGAGTCTAGGAGAGTGGGAGATACAATAGCCAGAGTTCAGGAATTGGAACAAATTCGCCAATTTCTCACGGGTACAGCTTTAACGGTCATTCTCGATAGTATCTTTGCTGTGGTGTATCTGGGATTGATGTTTTATTACAACATTCCCTTGACATTTGTGGCCTTAGCTGTATTACCATTATTTGCAACTTTAACAATTGTTGCTACACCAATTTTACGAACTTGGCTAAATGAAACCTTTAACCGCAGTGCTGATAGTCAATCATTTTTGGTAGAGACAGTCACGGGTATTCATTCAGTCAAAGCCCATGCAGCAGAACCAGTCGCAAGGGAACGATGGGAAGGCTTATTTGCTCGCTTTATCCGCACTGGGTTTAAAGCTTCCACAACCTCAAATATTAGCAGTAACATAGGTGATTTTCTTACCAATTTCTCGACATTGCTAATACTTTGGTTTGGTGCAAAATTAGTGATTGACCATCAACTTACAGTTGGTCAATTAATCGCCTTTCAAATGTTATCGGGGAGAGTCACAGGACCCTTATTACGTCTAGTGCAGTTGTGGCAAAATCTTCAACAGGTGCTATTATCAGTAGACCGCATTGGTGATATTCTTAACACTGCACCAGAAGCGGAAACAGGAACAGGTTTAGTATTACCACCTCTCAAAGGTGAAGTTAATTTTGATCAAGTTTTCTTTCGCTACAGTCCCAATACCGAACCCGTATTGAAAGGAATTTATTTTGATGTTGAACCAGGACAGTTTGTAGGAATTGTAGGACGTAGTGGTTCTGGTAAAAGTACCATTTCCAAACTTTTACAACGCCTTTATCAAATTGAATCAGGACGAATCCTTATTGATGGTTTTGATCTCAAAAGTTCTGATTTAACATCTTTACGTCAACAAATTGGCGTGGTTCTCCAAGAAGACTTTTTATTTAATGGTTCTATCTTGGAAAATATCAGTTTAGGAAATCCAGATATTACCGCCGAAGAAGTTGTAGAAGCTGCAAAATTAGCCGTAGCACATGATTTTATCAGCCAACTACCTTACGGTTACGAAAGCAACGTTGGTGAAAGAGGTACAGCTTTATCTGGTGGACAAAGACAAAGAATAGCTTTAGCAAGGTTATTTATTTCTTCAGCACCAATTTTGATTTTAGATGAAGCAACTAGCGCCTTAGATAGTGAAACAGAACAGCAAGTTTTACAAAACTTGCGAAAAGTTTCAGCTAACCGCACCGTGTTTTTAATTGCTCACCGTTTTGCACCTTTGAAACGTGCAGATTTAATATTAGTAATGGAAAAAGGTATCATTGCTGAACGGGGTACACACGCGGGATTATTGGAACAAAAAGGTCTGTATTGGTCACTTTATCAACGACAACAGGCGAATATTTAA
- the psbQ gene encoding photosystem II protein PsbQ, which translates to MVRQRSILSLILVLLTTFLISCGNPSVATAPPSYTSAQLVKIQEYIPDIQVVRDRSEELKNLIQSGEWIKVGNFIHGPMTEARLNMTYVIPNLVPQDQPKGRQITKDLLGHLVKIDQAASIGNTSLALSNYKDAFADVDKFLQLIPEKGDSEQ; encoded by the coding sequence ATGGTGCGTCAACGCTCTATTTTGTCACTGATTCTTGTACTATTGACCACATTCCTAATCAGCTGTGGCAATCCTAGTGTTGCTACTGCACCTCCATCTTACACATCTGCTCAACTGGTGAAAATTCAGGAATATATTCCTGATATTCAGGTGGTGCGCGATCGCTCAGAAGAACTGAAAAACCTGATTCAAAGCGGTGAATGGATTAAGGTGGGTAATTTTATTCATGGCCCCATGACCGAAGCTAGGCTAAATATGACTTATGTCATCCCCAACCTAGTACCCCAAGACCAACCTAAAGGTAGACAGATTACCAAGGATTTATTGGGTCATCTTGTGAAAATTGACCAAGCGGCTAGTATAGGTAACACTAGTCTGGCGTTAAGTAACTACAAAGATGCTTTTGCCGATGTTGACAAGTTCCTACAATTGATTCCAGAAAAAGGTGACAGTGAACAGTAA
- a CDS encoding NAD(P)/FAD-dependent oxidoreductase, translating into MNVVIIGCGVVGAAIAYQLSQVKGLNITVFDQNQPAQASTGAALGVLMGVISHKIKGKAWQMRQESIQRYETLIPELEGITGRKIPCNRQGIVMLLSEDSEHPLASGVEAITEWEQLREIRKAQGWQLAVWDKDKLQKFCPQINHPTIIGAVYSPQDRQLNPTALTLAFVDAAQRNGVKFKFGVAVNNKQAPSSQLIQILPRFTEQLKSIETSEGTVNADWFIVAAGLGSTAITAQLNHKVHIRPVLGQALYLSLGRILGNPDFQPVITGNDIHLVPMGSGDYWVGATVEFPNDADEIFANKELLESLQKQALAFCPDLASAKVVRTWSGLRPRPENRPAPVIDKLPGFSNVLLATGHYRNGVLLAPATALAVQNMIIS; encoded by the coding sequence ATGAATGTAGTAATTATCGGTTGTGGTGTAGTTGGGGCTGCGATCGCCTATCAACTCAGTCAAGTTAAAGGTCTAAATATCACTGTTTTCGACCAAAACCAACCAGCACAAGCTTCAACAGGTGCTGCTCTTGGTGTTTTAATGGGCGTAATCAGCCATAAAATCAAGGGTAAAGCTTGGCAAATGCGCCAAGAAAGCATTCAACGTTATGAAACTTTGATTCCTGAACTAGAAGGGATTACAGGGCGCAAAATTCCTTGTAACCGTCAGGGAATTGTGATGCTGTTGTCGGAAGACTCAGAACACCCTTTAGCCAGTGGTGTGGAAGCGATTACAGAATGGGAACAGTTGCGGGAAATTCGTAAAGCTCAAGGTTGGCAGTTAGCTGTTTGGGACAAAGATAAACTTCAGAAATTTTGTCCACAAATTAATCATCCCACTATTATTGGTGCTGTCTACTCTCCTCAAGACCGTCAACTAAATCCTACAGCTTTAACATTAGCTTTTGTCGATGCGGCTCAACGCAATGGCGTAAAATTTAAATTTGGTGTGGCTGTAAACAATAAACAAGCTCCATCTTCTCAATTAATACAGATATTACCGAGATTTACTGAGCAACTTAAATCTATTGAAACTTCAGAGGGTACAGTTAACGCTGACTGGTTTATTGTCGCTGCTGGCTTGGGTTCAACTGCCATAACTGCACAATTAAATCACAAGGTGCATATCCGTCCGGTTTTAGGGCAAGCCTTATACCTCAGTTTAGGACGAATTTTAGGAAATCCTGATTTTCAACCAGTGATTACTGGTAATGATATCCATCTTGTACCTATGGGTAGTGGTGATTATTGGGTGGGTGCAACGGTTGAATTTCCCAATGATGCAGATGAGATATTTGCAAACAAAGAGTTGCTGGAATCTTTGCAAAAACAAGCGCTCGCATTTTGTCCAGATTTAGCTTCAGCCAAAGTTGTCCGCACTTGGTCTGGTTTACGTCCCCGTCCCGAAAATCGTCCAGCACCTGTGATTGATAAACTTCCTGGTTTTAGCAATGTCTTGTTGGCTACTGGTCACTATCGCAACGGTGTTTTACTCGCACCTGCCACAGCTTTAGCAGTGCAGAATATGATCATTTCTTAA